The Oncorhynchus nerka isolate Pitt River linkage group LG5, Oner_Uvic_2.0, whole genome shotgun sequence nucleotide sequence AGTATAGGAATGTTTGTCCACAATAAGCAGAAGGTTGTTATATCTGTGATTCTCATAAGCGCTATGTTTTGATTCTGTTCTGGTCCTAAATGACTCTACCTGTACATTCACAGCTGTATGTAGAAGCATTTAGTGTGACTGTTCACAACCAGTGATGGTCTCACACGTAGGACTCTTCAGCAAAGAGCAGTTGGTCAAAGTCCGGCTCCAGCATGGGATCACTACACCTCCTGAGCCGCTCCCTCTGCCCCTGAATCAGGGCTAGCGCCACCTGCTGACCACTATTGGGATTGCTGTGCGTGTGAGGCGAGAAATAGTCCCTCACAGCCTTGGTGGCAGAGGGAGACAGGCAAAACTTCGGAGCCCCACTTTGGTCCGTGCAGGACACCTTCAACCCCAGGTCTTGGGACCCGTCCACTGACTTTGACCTCTGACCCAGTTTGGCCTCTCTGTGAAGCCTCTCCGGATGTGAGGCCTTATCCAGAACCAGGGCTTCGCCTAGATGTGCTGCCCCAGGCTCGGAGCTCCGGCGCTGGGAACACCTGCCCCCGGAGAGACCCTCCATGCCTGGGGCTAGGGAGTGGGACTTCTGCCTGGCTAGGGACAAGCTGGGTCCACCCTGCCCAAAGAACACATGTTGGGGAGGGGTACGATTGCCCTGATTTGTGACGTCATATCCTGTGTTGCTCGCTGCGCAGGCCTGGCTGTGTATCTCTCTCAGCTCTTTGACAGTGAGGGGTCTGTCTGTGGGCTGGGAGCAGGGAGAGCGGCAGGAGTGGAAATGCTCCTGGGACCTCTGGCGCGATGGTGGGCTCACCGAGCCTTGACTGGATCGTCGGTCCTTGGTCACCCTGCCGCGATTCTGCAACCCTCCTGCCTTTGGGGGGCAGCTGGCCAGGCTGGACTTGGGCGGGTTCTCAGACGACTGTTTCAGCCCTCCTTTATCCTGACATGACTTGCTAGTGGGGAGAGTCTTGTTAGTGGAATCCacctacagcgagagagagagagaactgatgagtcagagagagagaaagaactgatgagagagagagaaagaactgatgagagagagagaaagaactgatgagtctgtgagagagagagaactgatgagtctgagagagagagaactggtgagagagagagagaactggtgagagagagagagagaactggagagagagagagagagaactgacgagagagagagagaactgacgagagagagagagaactgacgagagagagagagaactggtgagagagagagagagagaactggtgagagagagagagagagaactggtgagagagagagagagagaactggtgagagagagagagagaactgatgagagagagagagagagagagaactggtgaGAGAACTGGTGAGagaactgatgagagagagagagagagaactggtgtgagagagagagagaactgatgagtctgtgagagagagagaactgacgagagagagagagaactgatgagtctgagagagagagaactggtgagagagagagagagaactggtgagagagagagagagaactggtgagagaactgatgagagagagagagagagagagagagagagagagagagaaactggtgAGAGAACTGGTGagaactgatgagagagagagagagagagagaactgatgagtctgtgagagagagagaactgatgagtctgtgagagagagagagagagaactggtgagagagagagagagaactgatgagagagagagagagaactggtgtgagagagagagagaactggtgtgagagagagagagaactggtgtgagagagagagaactggtgtgagagagagagagaactggtgaGAGAACTGGTGagaactgatgagagagagagagagagaggtgactgagagtctgagagagagagagaactgatgagtctgagagagagagagagagactgtgagagagagagagagaagagaactgagagagagagagtgagagagagagagagaactggtgtgagagagagagagagaactggtgtgagagagagagaactgagagagagaactggtgtgagagagagagagagactggtgtgagagagagagagagaactggtgagagagagagagagagagagaactggtgagagagagagagagagagaactggtgagagagagagagagagagaactggtgagagagagagagagagagaactggtgagagagagagagagagagaactggtgagagagagagagagagagaactggtgagagagagagagagagaactggtgagagagagagaactggtgagagagagagagagagagagagaactggtgagagagagagagagagagagagagagagagagaactgagagagagagagaactgagaactggtgagagagagagagagagaactggtgagagagagagagagaactggtgagagagagagagagagagaagaactgtgagagagagagagagaactggtgtgagagagagagagagaactggtgagagagagagagaactggtgagagagagagaactggtgagagagagagagagaactggtgagagagagagagagaactggaactgagagagagagagagaactggtgtgagagagagagagaactggtgagagagagagagagaactggtgagagagagagagagagagaactggtgagagagagagagagagaaactggtgagagagagagagagagaaactggtgagagagagagagagagagagaactggtgagagagagagagagagaactggtggagagagagagagagagagagaactggtgagagagagagagagagaactggtgagagagagagagagagagaactggtgagagagagagagagagaactggtgagagagagagagagagagagagagaactggtgtgagagagagagagaactggtgtgagagagagagagaactggtgtgagagagagagagaactggtgtgagagagagagagaactggtgtgagagagagagagaactggtgtgagagagagagagaactggtgtgagagagagagagaactggtgtgagagagagagagaactggtgtgagagagagagagagaactggtgtgagagagagagagaactgtgagagagagagaactggtgtgagagagagagaactggtgtgagagagagagagaactggtgagagagggagagagaactggtgtgagagggagagagagaactggtgtgagagagagagagaactggtgtgagagagagagagagaactggtgtgagagagagagagagaactggtgagtctgtgagagagagagaactggtgtgagagagagagagaactggtgtgagagagagagagaactggtgagtctgtgagagagagataactggtgtgagagagagagataactggtgagtctgtgagagagagataactggtgagtctgtgagagagagataactggtgagtctgtgagagagagataactggtgagtctgtgagagagagataactggtgagtctgtgagagagagataactggtgagtctgtgagagagagataactggtgagtctgtgagagagagataactggtgagtctgtgagagagagataactggtgagtctgtgagagagagataactggtgagtctgtgagagagagataactggtgagtctgtgagagagagataactggtgagtctgtgagagagagataactggtgagtctgtgagagagagataactggtgagtctgtgagagagagataactggtgagtctgtgagagagagataactggtgagtctgtgagagagagataactggtgagtctgtgagagagagagaactggtgagtctgagagagagagaactggtgtgagagagagagaactggtgtgagagagagaactggtgagtctgtgagagagagagaactggtgagagagagagagaactggtgagagagagagagagagagaactggtgtgagagagagagagaactggtgtgagagagagagagaactggtgtgagagagagagagaactggtgagagagagagagagagagagagaactggtgagagagagagagaagagagagagagagaactggtgagagagagagagagaactggtgtgagagagagagaaccggtgAGTCTGTGAGAGAGAACTGAtgagtatgtgagagagagagagaactgatgaGTCTGAGAAAGAGAACTGATGAGTCTGAGAAAGAGAACTGAtgagtctgtgagagagagagagaactgatgagtctgtgagagagagagaactgatgagtctgagagagagagaactgatgagtctgtgagagagagagagaaactgatgaGTCTGTGAGAGAGAACTGAACTGATGAGTCTGAGAAGAGAGAACTGAtgagtctgtgagagagagagagaactgatgagtctgtgagagagagagagaactgatgagtctgtgagagagagagagaactgatgagtctgtgagagagagagagaactgatgagtctgtgagagagagagagaactgatgagtctgtgagagagagagagaactgatgagtctgtgagagagagagagaactgatgagtctgtgagagagagagagaactgatgagtctgtgagagagagagagaactgatgagtcagagagagagagaactgatgagtcagagagagagagagaactgatgagtcagagagagagattccatGAATGAACAGTACTAATAAACAACAACCACATGTAATGGAACTCACCACACCCCCCTCATCCTCCTGCTGCGACAGCGACAGTCTGCGGCCTCTCTTCAACCAGGTGTTGGGATGGAGCCCCTTGCAGCCCTTCAGCGTACCCCAGGAAGGAATCTCCTTCGGCGGGGAGATATTGGGACTGAGCCCCTGGCCTGGAGCCGGGGTGGGGATGGGTAGATTATGTTTTGAAGTAGGGGAAGATATGGGGGTTAGAGGGACAGGAGGACCAGGGGAGGGAGTCAATTTTGCGGCGCTGGGTCCCACCCTGGGTTGCCAGAATGGAGCAGACTGGATGCTGGAGTGGGAGAGGAGGCTGTCCAGGGAGTCCACTGAGGAGCgtgtgggggtgggggatgtGGGCGGCGAAGAGAGACTGGAGTAGCTCGCGTCCCGGCGTCGCGTCTGTGTACCTTGTGACCCCgaaccctcacacacacccttACTGCCATTCCactcccctgtgtgtgtgagtccgtgTGTCTGTCCATCCTTCCGTAAGCTGTGAAACATCTCCCCACCTCCAGCCAGGTCATCGATGCTACCCAGCCTGTCTGCGTTCCCTGCCAGTCGCGCCACGAAGCTGGCCACAGAGTACCCTATGGCCGGCTCTGAGCACCTCCTCGCCCCCATCCGAGGAGCTGGGGGGCTGGGACAGGAGGAGGGGGGCACAGCTGGGCTGAGTTCCCTGGTCCTACCTCGGGCCGGGGTTGAGGGCTGGAGGAGGTTGCCAGATCCAGGTTGTGTGATCGTATCACGGTCGTGGTGGTTGCCAGATTGGGGGTCTGTGGTGTCGGGGTCTGTGTCCAGGTCGGGCTGCTCCTTGTCGCAGTCACTCAGGGTGAGGACCGAGTCCAGGCTGCCCTGCAGGGGCTTGGCTCTCCAGCGCCGCCGTGAGGTGTGGAGGCATGGAGACTCACTGCTGTCATCATTCAGCATGTTCTCCAGGCTGTCATAAGACGAGTCGGTCAGGTGGAAGGAAGACACGTCTgtggagagaatgagaaagagagcgagagagatggacagagagaaagagga carries:
- the LOC115129886 gene encoding rho GTPase-activating protein 20-like yields the protein METMSPQQQNELSRRTSLTGESKTSTQHEHKRRMKSLSHRRQSAPSLVINKALTRSRTFSRESFLVPVCLETCPLVQSFLCPDRAFLLHGHVTLKTGLQTQDRDLFLFTDILIIAKSKSPTHFKLKAQVCVGEMWTAQCMEDVCEGSTNPERSFVMGWPTCNCVVTFSSEVQKERWLSMLKSRLKEEKEKDEPKTIPLKVFGKGIGSCAQVVSKTLGVSNSDSTNEVVRLALQQFGVTSCVKDYQLWVSSKRDNAPYPLIGHEFPFSIQMSHMREPLAQPGRRDTVPPPDRQRAMHRDQVQVDKQCQFILKTRCSSTTTTPVIVDPAQKPFKRRRSLINWAFWKGSNPNLHSSSTNLSSPAPGYLFGQSLSTICWDNSLPKPVMDMLVFLYNEGPFTRGIFRRSAGARACRELRDRLDSGAQDVPLSREHVFIIAAVFKDFLRNIPGSLLCSDLYEQWMDVMEEAESEEAEEEEQAQDITRLIGLLPKENTLLLRHVVAVLHGIQENAHDNQMNAFNLSVCIAPSMLWAPGPSSPEVEGEGAKKVCDLVRYMIEHCQEVLGEDVTSVFGGLPRKRAESDVSSFHLTDSSYDSLENMLNDDSSESPCLHTSRRRWRAKPLQGSLDSVLTLSDCDKEQPDLDTDPDTTDPQSGNHHDRDTITQPGSGNLLQPSTPARGRTRELSPAVPPSSCPSPPAPRMGARRCSEPAIGYSVASFVARLAGNADRLGSIDDLAGGGEMFHSLRKDGQTHGLTHTGEWNGSKGVCEGSGSQGTQTRRRDASYSSLSSPPTSPTPTRSSVDSLDSLLSHSSIQSAPFWQPRVGPSAAKLTPSPGPPVPLTPISSPTSKHNLPIPTPAPGQGLSPNISPPKEIPSWGTLKGCKGLHPNTWLKRGRRLSLSQQEDEGGVVDSTNKTLPTSKSCQDKGGLKQSSENPPKSSLASCPPKAGGLQNRGRVTKDRRSSQGSVSPPSRQRSQEHFHSCRSPCSQPTDRPLTVKELREIHSQACAASNTGYDVTNQGNRTPPQHVFFGQGGPSLSLARQKSHSLAPGMEGLSGGRCSQRRSSEPGAAHLGEALVLDKASHPERLHREAKLGQRSKSVDGSQDLGLKVSCTDQSGAPKFCLSPSATKAVRDYFSPHTHSNPNSGQQVALALIQGQRERLRRCSDPMLEPDFDQLLFAEESYV